From Coffea arabica cultivar ET-39 chromosome 2e, Coffea Arabica ET-39 HiFi, whole genome shotgun sequence, the proteins below share one genomic window:
- the LOC113733222 gene encoding probable polygalacturonase — protein MDSLRKCFPSLLQVVKFLVLVSAVICVIGRVECRKSRILEGSSDVFEYSAISCRGHSASIEEFGGVGDGRTLNTKAFQEAVNQLSQYASEGGAQLYVPAGKWLTGSFNLTSHFTLYLHKDAVLLASQDIGSWPVVDPLPSYGHGRDAAGGRYISLLFGTNLTDVVITGDNGTIDGQGALWWQQFHKKKLKFTRPYLIEIMHSDTVQISNLTLVNSPSWNVHPVYSSNIIIQGITITAPITSPNTDGINPDSCTNTRIEDSYIVSGDDCIAVKSGWDEYGISYGMPTKQLLIRRLTCISPYSAAIALGSEMSGGIQDVRAQDIVAINTESGVRIKTAVGRGGFVKDIYVKGMKLQTMKWVFWMTGNYGSHADNHYDPHALPAIQGINYRDVVADDVKMAARLEGISGDPFTGICIANVTIGMAQKAKKYPWTCADVEGIASGVVPTPCASLPDQGPEKVGMCDFPQENLEIENVELRSCSYQIRY, from the exons ATGGATTCCTTGCGGAAATGCTTCCCTAGTCTTCTTCAA GTGGTGAAGTTTCTCGTGCTGGTTTCGGCAGTGATTTGCGTAATTGGCAGAGTTGAGTGCagaaaatcaagaattttggaGGGCTCATCTGATGTTTTCGAGTACTCGGCTATAAGTTGCAGAGGACACAGTGCATCCATAGAGGAATTCGGGGGAGTTGGAGATGGAAGGACGTTGAACACTAAGGCCTTTCAGGAGGCAGTGAATCAGTTGAGCCAATATGCATCAGAGGGTGGGGCTCAATTGTATGTTCCTGCAGGCAAATGGTTGACGGGAAGCTTCAATCTCACCAGCCATTTCACTCTTTATCTCCACAAGGATGCTGTTCTTCTGGCTTCTCAG GATATAGGTAGTTGGCCAGTTGTTGACCCCTTGCCATCATATGGCCATGGAAGAGATGCCGCGGGAGGAAGGTACATTAGTCTCCTGTTTGGGACAAACCTCACTGATGTGGTGATTACAG GTGATAATGGCACAATTGATGGCCAAGGAGCTCTTTGGTGGCAGCAGTTCCACAAGAAAAAGCTAAAATTCACCCGACCTTATCTAATTGAGATCATGCATTCTGATACTGTTCAGATATCAAATCTAACCCTTGTCAACTCTCCTTCCTGGAATGTCCATCCTGTCTACAGCAG CAATATAATCATACAAGGCATTACTATCACAGCTCCAATCACTTCTCCTAACACAGATGGAATCAACCCAG ATTCTTGCACAAACACAAGAATTGAGGACAGTTACATTGTGTCTGGAGATGACTGTATAGCAGTCAAAAGTGGGTGGGACGAGTATGGCATATCATACGGGATGCCAACAAAACAACTCCTCATCAGAAGACTAACCTGCATTTCACCCTACAGTGCCGCGATAGCACTAGGGAGTGAAATGTCTGGAGGAATTCAAGATGTCAGAGCCCAAGATATTGTGGCCATCAACACAGAATCAGGGGTCAGAATCAAGACAGCAGTTGGTAGAGGTGGCTTCGTCAAAGACATATATGTCAAAGGCATGAAATTGCAGACCATGAAATGGGTATTTTGGATGACTGGGAACTATGGATCGCACGCTGACAATCACTATGACCCTCATGCATTGCCTGCGATACAAGGAATCAATTACAGGGATGTGGTGGCTGACGATGTGAAAATGGCAGCAAGACTCGAGGGAATTTCTGGGGACCCATTCACTGGAATATGCATTGCTAACGTGACCATAGGGATGGCACAGAAGGCGAAGAAATATCCATGGACTTGTGCTGATGTCGAAGGCATTGCCAGTGGAGTGGTGCCTACGCCTTGTGCGTCACTGCCTGATCAGGGTCCAGAAAAAGTTGGAATGTGTGATTTCCCCCAGGagaatctggaaattgaaaATGTTGAGTTACGGAGCTGCTCTTACCAAATAAGGTACTAG
- the LOC113724709 gene encoding UDP-glycosyltransferase 91C1-like, with amino-acid sequence MASDENIHVVLLPWLAFGHIMPSFQLSIALARAGVHASLVSTTKNIQRLPKLPPDLEGSIDLVGLPLPAIDRNLLPEGAEATIDIPFHKIQYLKIAYDLLKNPFKQFIADQAKSPDWIVADLLTHWAGEVGQELNIPIICFYPFSAATAVFFGPPEYLAGEGQKRVRSTPESLMRKPEWVDFPSMVAYRKREAIGVHAGFYHENASGIATGQRIAKVIQACKAVAIRSCPEFERDYFNLQEKITGKPAIPLGFLPPETSNNLRDESWNNIFQWLDEQKPIKSVVFVGFGSECKLRKDQIHEIAYGLEVSGLPFIWVLQKPSWGDSDNEDDILPSGFGSRVRGKGIIQIGWAPQREILAHPAVGGCLFHAGWGSVTETLQYGHSLVVLPFIVDQGLNSRYLVEKGLAIEVERSEDGSFSKDDIAQSLRRAMVPNVEDEGEALRLLRARAAEAAALFGDRELNGYYIERFVEYLMKTENGVQT; translated from the coding sequence ATGGCCAGTGACGAAAATATTCATGTAGTATTGCTACCATGGTTAGCATTTGGCCACATCATGCCTTCCTTCCAGCTTAGCATTGCCTTGGCCAGAGCAGGAGTTCATGCTTCACTCGTCTCTACGACCAAAAATATCCAGAGACTTCCTAAACTTCCTCCTGATCTCGAAGGCTCAATCGATTTGGTGGGTCTTCCACTACCGGCAATTGACAGGAACCTCTTGCCGGAAGGTGCTGAAGCTACAATCGATATTCCGTTCCATAAAATTCAGTACTTAAAGATAGCATATGATCTCCTCAAGAATCCTTTCAAGCAGTTCATTGCTGATCAAGCAAAATCACCTGACTGGATTGTTGCAGATCTGCTCACCCATTGGGCGGGTGAAGTGGGCCAGGAACTCAACATCCCTATTATTTGCTTCTACCCCTTCTCTGCTGCTACTGCAGTCTTCTTCGGGCCGCCTGAATACTTGGCCGGTGAGGGTCAAAAACGGGTTAGGTCAACTCCTGAAAGTCTGATGAGAAAACCGGAATGGGTAGATTTTCCATCGATGGTTGCTTACAGAAAGCGCGAAGCTATCGGTGTACATGCTGGATTTTACCACGAGAATGCTTCAGGGATCGCGACTGGACAAAGGATTGCCAAAGTAATCCAAGCCTGTAAGGCTGTAGCTATACGTTCTTGCCCAGAATTCGAAAGAGACTACTTCAACCTGCAGGAGAAGATCACTGGAAAGCCTGCGATCCCTCTGGGATTTCTTCCCCCTGAGACGTCGAACAACTTGAGGGACGAATCCTGGAACAACATCTTTCAATGGCTTGATGAGCAAAAGCCGATTAAGTCAGTAGTATTTGTGGGATTTGGGAGTGAATGCAAGCTGAGGAAAGATCAAATCCATGAGATAGCCTACGGGCTAGAGGTCTCGGGGCTACCATTCATATGGGTGTTGCAGAAACCGAGCTGGGGTGACAGCGATAATGAAGACGATATCCTGCCTTCAGGTTTCGGCTCCAGGGTTCGGGGGAAAGGAATAATCCAAATAGGATGGGCGCCGCAGAGGGAGATTTTGGCGCACCCTGCAGTTGGGGGTTGTTTGTTTCATGCAGGGTGGGGGTCTGTCACTGAAACTCTGCAGTATGGGCACAGCCTCGTTGTGCTGCCTTTCATAGTTGATCAAGGCCTGAATTCAAGGTATCTGGTGGAGAAAGGGCTGGCTATTGAGGTGGAGAGAAGTGAGGATGGATCTTTCAGCAAAGATGACATAGCTCAATCATTAAGACGAGCAATGGTGCCAAATGTTGAGGATGAAGGGGAAGCCCTGAGACTCCTCAGGGCTCGTGCTGCTGAAGCTGCTGCTTTATTTGGAGATCGAGAGCTTAATGGCTACTACATTGAACGTTTTGTGGAGTACCTGATGAAGACTGAAAATGGGGTTCAAACTTAG